The following proteins come from a genomic window of Acetomicrobium thermoterrenum DSM 13490:
- a CDS encoding ATPase, translating to MTDVDTQKLGALRDLILDKAEAEVMRITQKAQREADEWLSQELVKIDQEADLIINDARRRAEEIRRRELLAAEREVSREKLRLQNRLITQAKAVFLDELVALRSREDHWMILLGLLLEAQEALVDLKKGSLRLAAIDSPLGERIVSRSKELRPQIDMRFDSTPAPILGGLWLIDDMGNRQVNSDWQTKVVEMSDTLTERLMAIWQ from the coding sequence GTGACTGACGTAGATACGCAGAAATTGGGTGCTTTGAGAGATCTCATCTTGGATAAGGCAGAAGCCGAGGTTATGAGGATAACGCAAAAGGCTCAACGGGAAGCCGATGAATGGCTTTCTCAAGAATTGGTCAAGATCGATCAGGAGGCCGATCTGATAATAAACGATGCTCGTCGTAGGGCCGAAGAGATAAGACGCCGGGAGTTGCTGGCCGCCGAAAGGGAGGTATCCAGGGAAAAGCTGCGCCTTCAGAATAGATTGATCACCCAGGCCAAGGCCGTGTTTTTGGACGAACTCGTTGCCTTGAGGTCCAGAGAAGATCATTGGATGATACTCCTTGGCCTCCTTTTGGAAGCTCAAGAGGCCCTTGTCGATCTTAAGAAGGGGTCTTTGAGGCTTGCGGCGATAGATTCTCCACTCGGAGAAAGGATCGTATCCAGAAGCAAGGAGCTTCGTCCTCAAATCGATATGAGGTTTGACTCCACTCCAGCCCCTATACTTGGGGGGCTGTGGTTGATCGACGACATGGGCAACCGGCAGGTCAACTCCGATTGGCAGACCAAGGTCGTCGAGATGAGCGATACGTTGACGGAAAGGCTGATGGCGATTTGGCAATAG
- a CDS encoding V-type ATP synthase subunit F — protein MRAHLISDNHDSIVGMRLAGVSGVEAHGSEETAKAVNEALQMEDVGILLITEKAAATIPDLIKEIREKTKLPLVVEIPDRHGTTREADFLTKYLHEAIGVKIE, from the coding sequence ATGAGGGCACATTTGATCAGCGATAATCACGATTCCATCGTCGGGATGCGTCTTGCAGGGGTCTCCGGAGTGGAAGCACACGGATCTGAAGAGACTGCGAAGGCCGTAAATGAAGCGCTGCAGATGGAGGACGTAGGAATACTTCTCATCACCGAAAAGGCGGCTGCAACAATCCCAGATCTTATCAAGGAAATCAGGGAAAAGACAAAGCTTCCCCTGGTGGTTGAGATCCCCGATAGGCACGGAACGACGAGAGAGGCCGATTTTCTGACCAAGTACCTCCATGAAGCGATCGGGGTGAAGATAGAGTGA
- a CDS encoding ATP synthase subunit C, with translation MGVKLVVMAVVLLVCTGAIMGKRKARNSKGLLRAFVFLTALAMGIGFCLTIFPTVSYAQGDAASVSGWGYLGAALSAGLGCLGAGIAVAIVGSSALGVVGEKPEMLGSTLIFLGLAEGIAIYGLIIALLILGRM, from the coding sequence ATGGGAGTTAAGTTGGTCGTTATGGCGGTTGTCCTTTTGGTCTGCACAGGAGCGATCATGGGCAAAAGAAAGGCAAGGAATAGCAAAGGGCTTTTGAGGGCTTTCGTATTTTTGACGGCATTGGCCATGGGCATTGGCTTTTGTTTGACCATATTTCCGACGGTAAGCTACGCTCAGGGTGATGCAGCGAGCGTTTCAGGCTGGGGGTATCTTGGAGCTGCTCTGTCGGCCGGCCTTGGATGTCTGGGGGCAGGCATTGCAGTGGCCATTGTGGGATCATCGGCTCTGGGGGTTGTGGGCGAAAAGCCGGAGATGCTAGGTTCGACCTTGATCTTCTTGGGGCTGGCCGAAGGGATCGCCATTTACGGTCTTATCATAGCCCTCTTGATACTGGGAAGGATGTGA